A part of Methanomassiliicoccales archaeon genomic DNA contains:
- the hypA gene encoding hydrogenase maturation nickel metallochaperone HypA: MHEVSVMASILEGVRKELESHEYDKVEELVLVVGELTYLGREQLEFAYEVLTRGTDLEGSLLVINDEPVEVKCGSCGYSGPVEHLSDDSFHVSVPKLSCPRCGSNVEVLKGKSCRVTSVKVVSD, translated from the coding sequence ATGCACGAAGTTTCGGTCATGGCCAGCATTCTCGAGGGCGTAAGGAAGGAGCTTGAATCTCATGAATACGACAAGGTCGAAGAGCTGGTCCTTGTCGTAGGGGAGCTAACATATCTTGGGAGGGAACAGTTGGAGTTCGCCTATGAGGTACTTACCCGAGGCACGGACCTGGAGGGGTCCCTGCTCGTTATAAATGATGAGCCGGTCGAGGTCAAATGCGGATCCTGCGGTTATTCAGGTCCAGTAGAACATCTTTCCGACGATTCATTTCATGTGAGCGTCCCCAAGCTTTCCTGTCCTAGATGTGGCTCCAATGTGGAGGTTCTGAAAGGGAAGAGCTGCAGGGTGACCTCGGTCAAGGTGGTGAGCGACTGA
- the nikR gene encoding nickel-responsive transcriptional regulator NikR produces MDNVTRIGVSIEPDLLSLFDEMIEKKGYGTRSEAIRDLIRDALTDRVVQDEDANVCGTITLIYNHHKGDVKEKLTDIQHQNHNLISSSIHIHLDLERCLEVLIVSGKVRDIKRLADTLGSVRGVQNGIPVMLSGEITEHRHFEDVHDHEGIHTHHDD; encoded by the coding sequence ATGGACAACGTAACCCGGATAGGCGTTTCGATCGAGCCGGATCTACTAAGCTTGTTCGATGAGATGATCGAGAAGAAAGGTTATGGTACCAGGTCCGAGGCGATCAGGGACCTCATCAGGGATGCGTTGACCGACAGGGTGGTCCAGGATGAAGATGCGAATGTCTGTGGGACCATCACCCTTATATATAATCATCACAAGGGAGATGTAAAAGAAAAATTGACAGACATCCAGCATCAAAACCACAACCTCATTTCGTCATCAATCCATATTCATCTGGACCTGGAGCGGTGCCTAGAGGTCTTGATAGTCTCTGGGAAGGTCAGGGACATTAAGCGATTGGCCGACACGTTGGGAAGCGTAAGGGGTGTCCAAAATGGAATACCTGTGATGCTTTCTGGGGAGATCACGGAGCATCGCCATTTCGAGGACGTCCATGATCACGAGGGCATCCATACACATCACGATGATTGA
- the hypD gene encoding hydrogenase formation protein HypD produces the protein MFRFREEATAQKIIEAIRAMKVDLSIMHVCGTHQDTLVKFGLEEMLKEVGITIRQGPGCPVCVTTTKEIVEAITLARSGVTITVFGDMLTVPTPIGSLADAKAEGADVRVVYSSSDAVKVAEEVEKVVFMAIGFETTSPTTAAVLLDSPPENFSVLSCHRILPPALDALFTMGEVRIDGLIQPGHVATIIGIGPFKRFSRELKVPQVIGGFEPLDLMVTVYMIAKQHVEGRAEVENEYTRVVRPEGNPTAIKMLDEVFYPVDRNWRGFPVIPKSALELRPEFASHDARKVYEDVLAKAPVVKEDMGGCRCGEVLRGLIMSKECPAFGRGCSPKRPMGPCMVSREGSCNISYRYRQ, from the coding sequence ATGTTCAGGTTCAGGGAAGAGGCGACGGCTCAAAAGATCATCGAGGCCATAAGGGCGATGAAGGTCGATCTCAGCATCATGCATGTATGTGGCACGCACCAGGACACTCTGGTGAAGTTCGGTCTCGAGGAGATGCTCAAGGAGGTCGGGATCACGATAAGGCAGGGACCTGGTTGTCCTGTGTGCGTCACCACCACGAAAGAGATCGTCGAGGCGATCACTCTGGCAAGGAGCGGAGTGACGATAACCGTCTTCGGTGACATGCTCACCGTGCCCACCCCGATAGGGTCGTTGGCAGATGCCAAGGCCGAAGGTGCCGACGTCAGGGTCGTTTACTCTTCGAGCGACGCGGTGAAGGTGGCCGAAGAGGTTGAAAAGGTCGTTTTCATGGCCATCGGTTTTGAGACGACCAGCCCCACCACCGCGGCGGTCCTTCTGGACAGCCCTCCTGAGAACTTCAGCGTGCTGAGCTGTCATCGCATACTGCCACCGGCCCTTGATGCCTTGTTCACTATGGGCGAGGTCCGTATAGACGGGCTCATCCAGCCCGGCCACGTGGCCACGATCATCGGCATCGGGCCCTTCAAGAGGTTCTCAAGGGAGCTGAAAGTGCCCCAGGTCATAGGGGGGTTCGAACCTTTGGACCTCATGGTGACGGTCTACATGATCGCCAAGCAGCATGTGGAAGGTAGGGCCGAGGTGGAGAATGAGTATACGAGGGTCGTTAGACCTGAAGGAAATCCAACAGCGATCAAGATGCTGGACGAGGTCTTTTATCCCGTTGACCGAAATTGGAGAGGGTTCCCAGTCATACCGAAGAGCGCTCTAGAGCTGAGACCTGAGTTCGCATCTCACGACGCAAGAAAGGTATACGAGGATGTATTGGCCAAGGCCCCTGTGGTAAAGGAAGATATGGGCGGCTGCCGTTGCGGCGAGGTCCTCAGAGGGCTCATCATGTCAAAGGAATGCCCGGCGTTCGGTAGAGGCTGCTCGCCAAAGCGGCCGATGGGGCCCTGCATGGTCAGCAGGGAAGGCAGCTGTAACATATCCTATAGATATAGACAATGA
- a CDS encoding DEAD/DEAH box helicase, whose protein sequence is MSGGFDSLGLDPLLLKAVERMGFKEPTPVQSQTIPLLLEGKDVMAQAQTGTGKTAAFGLPLLQNITRGRKPYALVLVPTRELGIQVSEEIKKLAHYMDDVRVLPIYGGRSIDEQIQQLKKGVDIVVGTPGRIIDHLQRKTLDLSEIEYLVLDEADRMLDMGFIEDIELIISKVPKKRQTMLFSATIPEGVRDIAAKHMRDHVKVNISEQELVLPTTKQIYFNIERKNKIWALCRVLDKYQPKAIVFAQTKMMVDIITKRLQSYGYPVAALHGDITQAKREKVLRDFRTGKVMVLVATDVAARGLDIEGVTHVINYDIPEDPEVYVHRIGRTGRAGKEGVAITFITAAEMYLLKKIKEFGVVDVEQEEVPETGKQDLVKRVTDFTDVADIFGMVKMRIDIGEKDGLRKVELYDILSNKIRIKDMDIGSVLIESDETTFEIQKEAAAKVINGLNKMKIKDKRPNVQIIPVKKGEY, encoded by the coding sequence ATGTCAGGTGGTTTTGACTCGCTCGGACTCGATCCTTTATTGCTGAAGGCTGTCGAAAGGATGGGGTTCAAAGAACCTACCCCGGTTCAATCTCAGACCATACCTCTGCTTCTTGAGGGGAAAGATGTCATGGCACAGGCCCAGACCGGGACAGGAAAGACCGCGGCCTTCGGACTTCCCCTCCTACAGAATATAACGAGAGGTAGAAAACCGTATGCACTTGTATTGGTCCCGACCAGGGAGCTTGGCATTCAAGTATCTGAGGAGATCAAAAAGCTCGCTCATTACATGGATGATGTACGTGTCCTCCCCATCTATGGGGGTCGGTCGATCGATGAACAGATCCAACAGCTCAAGAAAGGCGTTGATATCGTAGTGGGAACGCCAGGAAGAATTATAGACCACCTTCAAAGAAAGACCTTGGACCTGAGTGAGATCGAGTACCTGGTACTTGACGAAGCGGACCGGATGTTGGACATGGGGTTCATAGAGGACATCGAGCTGATCATATCAAAGGTCCCAAAAAAGCGACAGACCATGTTGTTCTCCGCTACCATCCCGGAGGGTGTCAGGGACATCGCCGCGAAACATATGCGGGATCATGTCAAGGTGAATATAAGCGAACAGGAGCTTGTATTACCTACGACCAAGCAGATATATTTTAACATCGAGAGAAAAAACAAGATATGGGCATTGTGCCGAGTGCTTGACAAGTATCAGCCCAAAGCGATCGTTTTTGCGCAGACCAAGATGATGGTCGACATCATAACCAAGAGATTACAGTCATATGGGTACCCGGTCGCTGCTTTGCACGGGGACATCACCCAGGCCAAGAGAGAGAAGGTCCTGAGGGATTTCCGCACTGGAAAGGTTATGGTGCTTGTAGCCACCGATGTTGCCGCCAGAGGGCTGGACATCGAGGGTGTGACGCATGTCATCAACTATGATATACCAGAGGACCCGGAGGTCTATGTGCATCGTATAGGAAGGACAGGAAGGGCAGGGAAGGAAGGCGTCGCGATCACATTCATCACGGCGGCGGAAATGTATCTTCTCAAGAAGATCAAGGAATTTGGTGTTGTGGATGTGGAGCAGGAGGAAGTCCCCGAGACCGGCAAACAGGACCTTGTAAAAAGGGTGACGGACTTCACCGATGTCGCCGACATATTCGGAATGGTGAAGATGCGTATCGATATCGGGGAAAAGGACGGGCTGAGGAAGGTCGAGCTTTATGATATACTCTCCAACAAGATACGTATCAAGGACATGGACATAGGGAGCGTTCTAATTGAGAGCGATGAGACCACCTTCGAGATCCAGAAAGAGGCCGCGGCCAAGGTCATCAATGGTCTTAACAAGATGAAGATAAAGGATAAAAGACCGAATGTCCAGATTATACCGGTCAAAAAGGGAGAATATTGA
- a CDS encoding ABC transporter permease: MSGLGRIMGKEIRELLTPATLVPIIIMAIIFGSLGNAFSSVAEEADEKPEFGLVVEDNGDMGMVAKYSLVTHGVILYNGTDLNDGINKLKDGGSGGAMLYVPGNFTENIENGTPGWVGIYYLKTGTGISEMIRSGLVQSAVMMMEDDISAYMIMTNRTQNASLVLSPVNVFSTTYLNDNAMVGVTPEEIDSVFQSSGFVVPLIVMLVIIMAGSMVISSMGNEKENKTLETLLTLPVKRTWIVFGKLAGATVVGLIVSFIYMLGLGYYYSSLMVSAPIDLETYGLTLGILDYILIGISLFLALLCGLALCMILGIFTKNYKAAQTMTLPVTMLALIPMMISFFSDFEGLPSWLQAIVFAIPFSHPMFAVNNLLLDNYLVVLAGIVYMAFFAMVTMALAVSLFKKDILLTGRVRSAEGPLRKGVLFKALLTKRR, from the coding sequence ATGAGCGGTCTGGGGCGTATCATGGGCAAGGAGATAAGGGAGCTGCTCACCCCCGCCACCTTGGTGCCGATAATCATCATGGCCATCATATTCGGCTCGCTCGGTAATGCGTTCAGCAGCGTAGCGGAGGAGGCTGACGAGAAACCCGAGTTCGGTCTCGTGGTCGAGGACAATGGCGATATGGGCATGGTGGCAAAATATTCTCTTGTCACCCACGGGGTCATTCTTTATAATGGGACGGACCTGAACGACGGCATCAATAAGCTTAAGGACGGAGGTTCAGGAGGGGCGATGCTCTATGTCCCTGGTAATTTCACAGAGAACATCGAGAACGGGACCCCGGGATGGGTCGGCATATATTATCTCAAGACAGGCACGGGCATCTCCGAGATGATCAGGTCTGGCCTCGTCCAGAGCGCCGTGATGATGATGGAGGATGACATCAGTGCCTATATGATCATGACGAACAGGACACAGAACGCATCACTGGTCCTGTCCCCCGTCAACGTCTTCAGCACGACCTATCTGAATGATAATGCCATGGTGGGGGTGACCCCTGAGGAGATAGACTCCGTATTTCAGTCATCTGGATTTGTTGTGCCATTGATCGTGATGTTGGTCATCATTATGGCCGGAAGCATGGTCATAAGCTCCATGGGCAATGAGAAGGAGAACAAGACACTGGAGACCCTTCTCACCCTTCCAGTTAAGAGGACATGGATAGTCTTTGGGAAATTGGCAGGTGCGACCGTCGTCGGTCTTATAGTCTCGTTTATCTACATGCTGGGGCTTGGATATTATTACAGCTCTTTGATGGTCTCCGCCCCCATAGACCTTGAAACTTATGGTCTTACATTGGGGATCTTGGATTATATACTGATCGGCATATCGTTGTTCCTCGCATTGTTATGCGGGCTTGCGTTATGCATGATATTGGGCATCTTCACCAAGAACTACAAGGCCGCGCAGACCATGACTCTCCCGGTCACAATGCTTGCCCTCATACCGATGATGATAAGCTTTTTCAGTGACTTCGAAGGATTGCCGTCCTGGCTCCAGGCCATTGTATTCGCGATCCCGTTCTCACATCCCATGTTCGCGGTCAACAATCTGTTGCTGGACAATTATCTGGTTGTCCTGGCAGGGATAGTCTATATGGCCTTCTTCGCCATGGTCACGATGGCCTTGGCAGTCTCCTTGTTCAAGAAGGACATATTGCTAACTGGGCGTGTCAGGAGCGCTGAGGGACCGCTGAGAAAAGGAGTCTTATTTAAGGCGCTGCTGACAAAAAGGAGATAA
- a CDS encoding bifunctional folylpolyglutamate synthase/dihydrofolate synthase, with protein sequence MSYEETIEWLFSLENMGIKLGLERMREVLTALGNPERSFRCVHIAGTNGKGSVCAMLDSIFRETGLITGLYTSPHLVDFCERIKVQGEMIKREEVAELVKVVRETIERPDFPKGRRLTFFEVTTAVAFLYFRKKGVQMAVLEVGMGGRLDATNVVNPDCTVITRISLEHTHFLGDTLAKIAYEKAGIIKEGVTVITAEEDETALRVIDAIARDRSAPLLVAGRDIDFKLIGKGWEGIEVKLGSLDKTVKVPLIGGFQASNVAMACECAIEALSKVGRIDEIAIVKGLSKVQWPGRIEVASWSPRVIFDVSHTPDGAKVVADELKELHKGGWVLVIGVLNDKDLEGICKTFGSLATKAVATSPRTKRAYPADTVARELLNYCDEVTIESDVGAAIERALMIREPEQAVLVTGSLYVVGEAKEWLEKQRQK encoded by the coding sequence ATGAGCTATGAAGAAACGATCGAATGGCTTTTTTCATTGGAGAACATGGGAATAAAGCTCGGGCTCGAAAGGATGAGAGAGGTCCTCACAGCGCTGGGCAACCCTGAGAGGTCTTTCAGATGTGTACATATAGCTGGCACGAATGGGAAAGGTTCTGTCTGCGCCATGTTGGACTCGATATTCAGGGAGACGGGTCTGATAACCGGTCTTTACACGTCCCCTCATCTCGTGGACTTTTGTGAAAGGATCAAAGTGCAAGGTGAGATGATAAAAAGGGAAGAGGTCGCTGAGCTGGTCAAGGTGGTGAGGGAGACCATCGAAAGACCGGATTTCCCAAAAGGAAGGAGACTCACATTCTTCGAGGTCACTACGGCGGTCGCCTTTCTATATTTCAGAAAAAAAGGGGTCCAGATGGCGGTCCTAGAGGTCGGGATGGGGGGAAGATTGGATGCGACCAATGTGGTCAATCCTGATTGTACCGTGATCACTCGGATAAGCTTGGAGCACACCCATTTCCTTGGGGACACGTTGGCCAAGATTGCCTATGAGAAGGCCGGTATAATTAAAGAAGGGGTAACGGTCATCACGGCAGAGGAGGACGAAACAGCCCTCAGGGTGATCGATGCGATAGCGAGGGACCGCTCCGCCCCCCTGCTCGTCGCTGGAAGGGACATCGATTTCAAATTGATCGGCAAAGGATGGGAAGGTATAGAGGTGAAGCTTGGCTCCTTAGATAAGACCGTAAAGGTCCCGTTGATCGGAGGTTTCCAAGCGAGCAATGTCGCGATGGCCTGTGAGTGCGCCATTGAGGCCCTGTCAAAGGTCGGCCGGATAGATGAGATAGCGATAGTAAAAGGATTGTCAAAGGTACAATGGCCGGGCAGGATCGAGGTCGCCTCATGGTCCCCGAGGGTGATATTCGACGTGAGCCATACCCCGGACGGGGCGAAGGTCGTAGCCGATGAGCTTAAGGAGCTCCATAAAGGAGGATGGGTGTTGGTCATCGGTGTCCTGAACGACAAGGACCTTGAAGGGATCTGCAAGACCTTTGGAAGCTTGGCCACGAAGGCGGTGGCCACATCTCCGAGGACAAAAAGGGCTTATCCGGCCGATACGGTCGCAAGGGAACTGTTGAACTATTGCGACGAGGTGACCATCGAGAGCGATGTGGGGGCAGCAATAGAGAGGGCATTGATGATCCGAGAGCCAGAACAGGCGGTGCTCGTCACAGGTTCGCTATATGTGGTCGGGGAGGCTAAGGAGTGGTTGGAGAAACAGCGGCAAAAATAA
- a CDS encoding endonuclease III, producing the protein MDPFHVLIATVLSHRTKDINTYRAAKQLFSRFDGPKEIAEADISTIEELVRPSGFYKVKARGIKSICIELVKRFDGQVPSSMEDLLTLPMVGRKTANCVLSYGFGQDGLCVDIHVHRISNRLGWVRTEHPDETEMELKRIVPRPLWCDINSALVRFGQKTCLPRNPKCSGCMLVRGCEHGRKVMGLND; encoded by the coding sequence ATGGACCCTTTCCATGTGCTGATAGCGACCGTCCTCTCACATCGGACGAAGGACATCAATACCTATCGGGCCGCGAAGCAGCTTTTCTCAAGGTTCGATGGGCCGAAGGAAATAGCTGAGGCGGATATCAGCACAATCGAGGAGCTTGTGCGCCCCTCAGGGTTCTATAAGGTCAAGGCAAGAGGGATCAAGAGCATATGCATCGAGCTTGTCAAGAGGTTCGACGGTCAGGTACCGAGCAGTATGGAGGACCTTTTGACATTACCTATGGTCGGAAGAAAGACGGCCAATTGTGTATTATCTTACGGGTTCGGTCAGGACGGGCTATGTGTGGATATTCACGTTCATCGCATTTCGAACAGGTTAGGATGGGTAAGGACAGAACATCCTGATGAGACCGAGATGGAGCTTAAGCGCATCGTCCCTAGGCCGCTCTGGTGTGATATCAACAGCGCTCTTGTCCGGTTTGGCCAAAAAACATGTCTTCCACGGAACCCCAAATGTTCAGGATGTATGCTGGTCAGGGGTTGTGAACACGGCCGCAAAGTGATGGGCCTGAACGATTAA
- a CDS encoding ferritin-like domain-containing protein: MASEKLKELLNKAIASEIQVSIQYMWQHVQWAGVDHYAVADEFKNIAIQEMKHAEKIAERLWYFDGVPTTKPSTITVGGGLEEMIDLDIKAESEAIELYKKIQKVADEENDPTTRFIFEGILEEEEEHHDFFTSVKAGWPKKKR, from the coding sequence GTGGCATCTGAGAAGCTGAAGGAGCTATTGAACAAGGCGATCGCCAGTGAGATACAGGTCTCCATCCAATATATGTGGCAGCACGTCCAATGGGCGGGGGTCGACCACTATGCGGTCGCCGATGAGTTCAAGAACATAGCCATCCAGGAGATGAAGCACGCTGAAAAGATCGCTGAGAGGTTATGGTATTTTGACGGGGTCCCGACGACAAAGCCTTCGACAATAACCGTCGGAGGAGGACTGGAAGAGATGATAGATCTCGATATCAAGGCCGAATCAGAGGCGATCGAGCTCTATAAGAAGATCCAAAAAGTGGCCGATGAAGAGAACGATCCCACCACGAGGTTCATCTTTGAGGGGATATTGGAGGAGGAAGAGGAGCATCACGATTTCTTCACATCGGTCAAAGCAGGTTGGCCTAAGAAAAAGAGATGA
- a CDS encoding magnesium transporter CorA: protein MAGEMNGGQDAGERTTSTNGAAGNELELYQAGKRVICVSLPHLSAKPIKAMGTDPEEFLGQVQKATLSWVDYAALDLERDGTKLAVLYGFSETLVPNLLKGYYASFEDREVELGIMVPAVRVKGADLKVYPLLVLVKKNLILTVHSTEVVRLVQFSRYADTYLKKLPDIMPQEDKLTMMLVRILDENNTRNFEQLREIEELADSMSGTLIDPSAQRTAVGKQIYEMKHSLITYLNTLWRTLDVVNSLRYGDADVITDNQKVLAKVGMLADELNRQIELSEHMSEVLASGLEVLQSLYNNQLQILNNRMSLTMTWLTILGTAVLVPNTLATIFGFVFGIETNLIIWTMAVITMSTVVSTALAWWWVKRRVKLPKRPDEL, encoded by the coding sequence TTGGCCGGGGAGATGAACGGAGGGCAAGATGCCGGTGAAAGAACGACCAGCACTAACGGTGCGGCCGGGAATGAGCTCGAACTATATCAGGCTGGGAAACGAGTCATCTGTGTCTCCCTGCCCCATCTCAGCGCCAAGCCCATAAAGGCCATGGGCACGGACCCTGAGGAGTTCCTAGGACAGGTGCAGAAGGCCACACTGTCCTGGGTAGACTATGCGGCCTTGGACCTTGAAAGAGATGGAACAAAGCTGGCAGTTCTCTACGGTTTCAGCGAGACCCTCGTGCCGAACCTTTTAAAGGGATATTATGCCAGCTTCGAGGACAGAGAGGTAGAGCTAGGCATCATGGTACCTGCAGTGAGGGTCAAAGGTGCAGACCTGAAGGTATATCCGTTGCTGGTCCTGGTCAAGAAGAATTTGATACTGACGGTGCATAGCACTGAGGTGGTCCGTCTTGTCCAGTTCTCGAGGTACGCCGACACCTATCTGAAAAAATTGCCTGACATCATGCCTCAGGAGGATAAGCTGACGATGATGCTCGTCCGAATATTGGACGAGAACAACACAAGGAACTTCGAGCAGCTCAGAGAGATCGAGGAACTTGCGGACAGCATGTCAGGGACGCTCATCGACCCATCCGCGCAGAGGACAGCGGTCGGAAAGCAGATCTATGAGATGAAACACTCCCTGATAACATATCTGAACACGCTCTGGAGGACGCTGGACGTGGTCAACTCGCTACGTTACGGTGATGCTGATGTGATCACAGACAATCAGAAGGTATTGGCCAAAGTGGGCATGCTCGCAGATGAGCTGAACAGACAGATAGAGCTCAGCGAGCACATGTCAGAGGTATTGGCCTCAGGTCTTGAGGTTCTGCAATCCTTATATAACAATCAGCTCCAGATCTTGAACAACAGGATGTCGCTCACCATGACCTGGCTCACGATCCTCGGCACGGCCGTCCTGGTACCAAACACCCTTGCGACGATATTTGGGTTCGTGTTCGGGATCGAGACCAACCTTATCATTTGGACCATGGCGGTCATAACAATGTCCACGGTGGTCTCCACCGCGTTGGCGTGGTGGTGGGTGAAGAGAAGAGTGAAGCTACCGAAGCGTCCAGATGAGCTTTGA
- a CDS encoding asparagine synthase, producing MNHIEKILVALDESVRKMLGGRDVGVLFSGGIDSCVIAVLANRCSKASLYTVGMEGSYDLKVAESTANRLDMEWKGIVLCEDDVVKAIKLLKGMVKDIGPLTISFEVPLLMVATTAKEGILTSGQGADELFGGYDRYVRMDRGLLREEMRRDIAALIEHGSPMEKAIASKFGKDLRHPFLDPSVVEASSDLPMDLVIHGGERKVALRHVARSLGLIEEADRKKKAAQYGSGVMKVMRSMAKRQGMDLRTWVERTDPDALRG from the coding sequence GTGAATCATATAGAAAAGATTCTGGTCGCCCTGGACGAATCTGTGCGGAAGATGCTGGGAGGAAGGGATGTCGGCGTCTTGTTCTCTGGAGGGATCGACAGTTGCGTCATAGCCGTCCTTGCCAACAGATGCTCTAAAGCATCGCTTTACACGGTCGGGATGGAAGGGTCTTATGACCTCAAGGTCGCTGAATCGACGGCCAATCGCCTGGACATGGAATGGAAGGGCATAGTGCTATGTGAAGATGATGTGGTCAAGGCCATCAAGCTCTTAAAAGGGATGGTCAAGGACATCGGTCCTTTGACCATCTCATTTGAGGTCCCGTTGCTCATGGTGGCCACGACGGCCAAGGAAGGCATTTTGACCAGCGGTCAGGGGGCCGACGAACTTTTTGGGGGATACGACCGATATGTGAGGATGGACCGTGGTCTGCTCCGCGAAGAGATGCGCAGGGACATAGCTGCGCTCATCGAGCACGGGTCGCCAATGGAAAAGGCGATCGCCTCTAAGTTTGGAAAGGACCTGCGCCATCCCTTCCTCGACCCATCCGTCGTCGAGGCCTCCTCAGATCTGCCAATGGACCTTGTTATCCATGGTGGTGAAAGGAAGGTCGCGCTCAGGCATGTTGCAAGGTCGCTGGGCTTGATCGAAGAGGCCGATAGGAAGAAGAAGGCGGCCCAATACGGTTCGGGTGTGATGAAGGTCATGAGGTCCATGGCAAAGAGACAAGGGATGGACCTAAGGACATGGGTCGAAAGGACCGACCCTGATGCGTTGAGAGGATGA
- a CDS encoding ABC transporter ATP-binding protein, whose amino-acid sequence MVAIKVEDLRKSYGHFQAVKGISFDVKEGEVFGLIGPNGAGKTTTLRILATLLEITGGRVEVFGLDLKKNAPEVRKIISYLPEDAGAYKNMTGRQYLEFISGFFSPEKDPEVMLKKGLEIVGLKERIDDKVETYSKGMARRLLVGRALMVEPKLAILDELTSGLDVVNAQEIRRIVREKTKEGTTVLLSSHNMLEVELMCDRIALINDGRIVETGAPKELKEKYSANNIEEVFVEVVR is encoded by the coding sequence CTGGTCGCGATCAAGGTTGAAGATCTTCGTAAAAGCTACGGTCATTTTCAGGCGGTCAAGGGGATATCTTTCGACGTAAAGGAGGGCGAGGTCTTTGGGCTCATCGGACCAAACGGGGCCGGCAAGACCACCACCCTGAGGATACTGGCGACCTTGCTTGAGATAACTGGTGGCAGGGTGGAGGTCTTTGGCCTCGACCTGAAAAAGAACGCCCCAGAGGTCCGAAAGATAATCAGCTATCTTCCAGAGGATGCCGGTGCCTACAAGAACATGACGGGGAGGCAGTATCTCGAGTTCATATCGGGCTTCTTCTCCCCTGAGAAAGACCCAGAGGTGATGCTCAAAAAAGGTCTGGAGATCGTCGGTCTGAAGGAACGTATAGACGATAAGGTGGAAACATATAGCAAAGGGATGGCCCGAAGGTTGTTGGTGGGCAGGGCTTTGATGGTAGAACCGAAACTGGCCATCCTGGATGAGCTGACATCAGGTCTTGATGTCGTGAACGCACAGGAGATACGCAGGATAGTGCGGGAGAAGACAAAGGAAGGGACGACCGTCCTGCTCTCATCTCACAACATGTTAGAGGTCGAGCTCATGTGCGATAGGATCGCGCTAATCAATGACGGCCGCATAGTTGAGACTGGGGCACCAAAGGAGCTCAAGGAGAAATATTCCGCTAATAACATCGAAGAGGTTTTCGTAGAGGTGGTCAGATGA